A DNA window from Pseudomonas sp. B21-056 contains the following coding sequences:
- the sugE gene encoding quaternary ammonium compound efflux SMR transporter SugE, whose product MSWIILFFAGLFEVGWAVGLKYTDGFSRPLPTALTIAAMGISLGLLGLAMKELPLGTAYAIWTGVGAVGTVIAGIILFGESMALVRLVSVALIVAGLIGLKVSA is encoded by the coding sequence ATGTCCTGGATCATTCTGTTTTTTGCCGGCCTGTTCGAAGTCGGCTGGGCTGTCGGCCTGAAATACACCGACGGCTTCAGCCGCCCTCTCCCCACCGCCCTGACAATAGCCGCCATGGGAATCAGCCTTGGCCTGCTGGGCCTGGCGATGAAGGAGCTGCCGCTGGGCACCGCCTATGCAATCTGGACCGGAGTCGGCGCGGTGGGCACGGTGATCGCCGGGATCATTTTGTTTGGCGAGTCGATGGCGCTGGTTCGGTTGGTCAGCGTGGCGTTGATCGTCGCAGGGTTGATCGGGCTCAAGGTCAGCGCCTAG
- a CDS encoding MFS transporter: MSHPSQFTLLRRRRFLPFFITQSLGAFNDNVFKQSLILAILYRLTIEGDRSIWVNLCALLFILPFFLFSALAGQFGEKFAKDALIRLIKLGEIVIMTVGAVGFLFDHLSLMLVALFAMGTHSALFGPVKYSILPQALHEDELVGGNGLVEMGTFLAILAGTISAGVMMSSAHYAPVVSTAIIGIAVLGYLASRSIPRAAAASPQMRLDWNIFSQSWATLKLGLGQTPAVSRSIVGNSWFWFVGAIYLTQIPAYAKDWMHGDETVVTLILTVFSVGIALGSLLCEKLSGRKVEIGLVPFGSFGLTVFGLLLWWHSGGIPDSVDGHGWLELLGFGHAWLVLIDILGLGVFGGFYIVPLYALIQSRTAENERARVIAANNILNALFMVVSAIVSIVLLSLAKLSIPQLFLVVSLLNVGVNAYIFKIVPEFTMRFMIWLLSHSMYRVEHRNLEAIPDEGAALLVCNHVSFVDALLIGGAVRRPIRFVMYYKIYNLPVLNFIFRTAGTIPIAGRQEDIHIYEKAFTRIAQYLKDGELVCIFPEGKLTADGEINEFKSGLTRILQETPVPVIPLALQGLWGSFFSRDPAKGMFRRLWSRVTLVAGPAVAVEMAEPAKLQMLVGELRGSIR, encoded by the coding sequence ATGAGTCACCCTTCGCAGTTCACCTTGCTTCGCCGGCGGCGTTTCCTGCCGTTTTTCATCACGCAATCCCTAGGGGCTTTCAACGACAATGTGTTCAAGCAGTCGCTGATCCTCGCGATTCTCTACCGGCTGACCATCGAGGGTGACCGTTCGATCTGGGTCAACCTGTGTGCGCTGCTGTTCATCCTGCCGTTCTTTCTGTTCTCGGCGCTGGCGGGGCAGTTCGGGGAAAAGTTCGCCAAGGATGCGTTGATCCGTCTGATCAAGCTTGGCGAAATCGTCATCATGACCGTCGGCGCGGTGGGCTTTCTGTTCGATCATCTGTCGCTGATGCTGGTGGCGCTGTTCGCCATGGGCACCCACTCGGCGCTGTTCGGTCCGGTCAAGTATTCGATCCTGCCGCAAGCGCTGCACGAGGACGAACTGGTCGGTGGCAATGGCCTGGTGGAGATGGGCACCTTCCTGGCGATCCTCGCCGGTACCATCAGTGCCGGGGTCATGATGTCTTCGGCCCACTACGCCCCGGTGGTGTCGACCGCGATCATCGGCATCGCCGTGCTCGGTTACCTGGCCAGCCGCAGCATTCCCCGGGCAGCGGCCGCTTCGCCGCAAATGCGCCTGGACTGGAACATCTTCAGCCAGTCCTGGGCCACCCTGAAACTGGGCCTGGGGCAAACCCCGGCGGTGTCCCGTTCGATTGTCGGCAACTCCTGGTTCTGGTTCGTCGGGGCGATTTACCTGACGCAAATCCCGGCTTACGCCAAGGACTGGATGCACGGCGACGAAACCGTGGTGACCCTGATCCTGACGGTGTTTTCGGTGGGGATCGCCCTGGGTTCGCTGCTCTGCGAAAAACTGTCGGGACGCAAGGTCGAGATCGGCCTGGTGCCGTTCGGTTCGTTCGGCCTGACGGTGTTCGGGCTGCTGCTGTGGTGGCATTCCGGTGGAATCCCTGACAGCGTCGACGGCCATGGCTGGCTCGAACTGCTCGGCTTCGGCCATGCCTGGCTGGTGCTGATCGACATCCTTGGTCTCGGTGTCTTCGGCGGTTTCTACATCGTGCCGCTGTACGCGCTGATCCAGTCGCGTACCGCTGAAAACGAGCGGGCCCGGGTGATCGCCGCCAACAACATTCTCAATGCCTTGTTCATGGTGGTGTCAGCCATTGTCTCCATCGTGTTGCTGAGCCTGGCCAAGCTGTCGATCCCGCAACTGTTCCTGGTGGTGTCGCTGCTGAACGTTGGCGTCAACGCCTACATCTTCAAGATCGTTCCCGAGTTCACTATGCGTTTCATGATCTGGCTGCTGAGCCATTCCATGTACCGCGTGGAGCATCGCAACCTGGAAGCGATTCCCGATGAGGGCGCTGCGCTGTTGGTCTGCAATCACGTCTCCTTCGTCGATGCGTTGCTGATTGGCGGCGCGGTGCGTCGGCCGATTCGCTTCGTGATGTACTACAAGATCTACAACCTGCCCGTGCTGAACTTCATCTTTCGCACCGCCGGGACGATTCCGATTGCCGGACGTCAGGAAGATATCCACATCTACGAAAAGGCCTTCACGCGGATCGCGCAGTATCTGAAGGATGGCGAGCTGGTGTGCATCTTTCCTGAAGGAAAGTTGACCGCTGACGGTGAGATCAATGAGTTCAAGAGCGGCTTGACGCGCATTCTCCAGGAGACCCCGGTGCCGGTGATTCCCCTGGCATTGCAGGGCTTGTGGGGCAGCTTCTTCAGTCGCGATCCGGCCAAGGGCATGTTCCGGCGGCTCTGGTCGCGGGTGACCCTGGTGGCTGGGCCGGCGGTGGCGGTGGAGATGGCTGAGCCGGCGAAGCTGCAAATGTTGGTCGGCGAATTGCGCGGCAGTATCAGGTAA
- a CDS encoding TDT family transporter, with amino-acid sequence MTCCPATNRLRPLSHLPRPLEAIRQFTPNWFAVTMGTGVLALALAQWPGNVPGLRVVGEGLWLFNILLFVLFSGLYAARWVLFFDEARRIFGHSTVSMFFGTIPMGLATIINGLLVFGLPRWGDAVVALAEALWWIDVAMSLACGVLIPFLMFTRQEHRIDQMTAVWLLPVVAAEVAAASGGLLAPHLADAHSQLVMLVTSYVLWAFSLPVAFSILTILLLRMALHKLPHENMAASSWLALGPIGTGALGMLVLGGDAPMIFAANGLPGVGEIAAGLGLVAGVTLWGFGFWWMLMALLITARYLREGIPFNLGWWGFTFPLGVYALTTLKLASLLGLGFFSLFGCLLVAMLVVLWLIVGWRTLSGAWHGELFVSPCIAGLAK; translated from the coding sequence ATGACATGCTGCCCTGCAACAAACCGTTTGCGCCCACTGAGCCACTTGCCCAGGCCGTTGGAAGCCATTCGCCAATTCACACCCAACTGGTTCGCCGTGACCATGGGCACCGGCGTCCTTGCCCTGGCCTTGGCGCAATGGCCGGGCAATGTGCCGGGTCTGCGTGTCGTGGGGGAAGGGTTGTGGTTGTTCAACATCCTGCTGTTCGTGTTGTTCAGCGGTTTGTACGCTGCCCGATGGGTGCTGTTCTTCGATGAAGCGCGGCGGATTTTCGGGCACTCAACGGTCTCGATGTTCTTCGGCACCATTCCCATGGGGCTGGCGACTATCATCAACGGTTTGCTGGTGTTCGGCCTGCCGCGCTGGGGAGATGCCGTGGTGGCGCTGGCCGAGGCGTTGTGGTGGATCGATGTGGCGATGTCCCTGGCCTGCGGGGTGTTGATTCCCTTCCTGATGTTCACCCGGCAGGAACACCGGATCGACCAGATGACCGCCGTGTGGTTGTTGCCGGTGGTGGCCGCCGAAGTCGCAGCCGCCAGCGGCGGGCTCTTGGCACCGCACCTGGCAGACGCCCATTCGCAATTGGTCATGCTGGTCACCAGCTACGTGCTCTGGGCCTTTTCCTTGCCGGTGGCATTCAGCATTCTGACGATTCTGTTGCTGCGCATGGCCCTGCACAAACTGCCCCACGAAAACATGGCGGCCTCGAGCTGGCTGGCCCTAGGCCCAATCGGCACGGGGGCCCTGGGCATGCTGGTGCTGGGCGGCGATGCGCCGATGATCTTTGCCGCCAACGGCTTGCCTGGCGTCGGTGAAATCGCCGCCGGCCTGGGGCTGGTGGCCGGTGTCACGCTATGGGGTTTCGGGTTCTGGTGGATGTTGATGGCGCTGTTGATCACTGCGCGCTACTTGCGTGAAGGCATCCCGTTCAACCTCGGCTGGTGGGGCTTTACCTTTCCCTTGGGCGTGTACGCATTGACGACGCTGAAACTGGCGAGCCTGCTCGGCCTGGGGTTCTTCAGCCTGTTCGGTTGCCTGCTGGTGGCGATGCTGGTGGTGCTGTGGCTGATCGTCGGCTGGCGCACGCTGTCGGGTGCCTGGCACGGTGAGTTGTTCGTGTCGCCGTGCATTGCCGGGCTGGCGAAATAA
- a CDS encoding cupin encodes MKIIRSKSFTGDRAWAALDIANMNGITTRLHWTDQPYKWHVNDGQEVFVVLDGHVQMCYREEGVEKDTLLGVGDIFYASVGTEHVAKPQGEARILVIESEGSV; translated from the coding sequence TTGAAAATTATTCGCAGCAAGTCTTTCACCGGCGACCGTGCCTGGGCCGCGTTGGATATCGCCAACATGAACGGCATTACCACGCGCCTGCACTGGACCGACCAGCCGTACAAATGGCACGTCAACGACGGTCAGGAGGTCTTCGTGGTGCTCGATGGGCACGTGCAGATGTGCTACCGGGAGGAGGGGGTCGAGAAGGACACCTTGCTGGGAGTGGGTGACATTTTCTACGCATCGGTAGGGACCGAGCATGTCGCCAAGCCCCAGGGAGAAGCGCGAATCCTGGTGATCGAAAGCGAAGGCAGTGTCTGA
- a CDS encoding MFS transporter — MSRPASTRASLIFLAITLLGFLAASSAPTPLYHLYQEHMQFSPAILTLIFGVYAFSLLAALLTVGSLSDYLGRKPVIFVALLLNMLAMLLFINADSIAWLIGARLIQGFATGMATSVLGAALLDFDRRQGPLITSVAPLLGMASGALGCGLLAEFAPLPLQLTYWLLLGLFLAQAIYLWRLEESVSPQPGAWQSLRPTLHVPTQARRPLWLMLPLNLAAWAVGGFYLSLAPSLVRTATGSTSNLIGGALVAVLTLTGALSIYTLRNQSAEKMLRLAASLLITGLALVLIAAHAGGLPLFFIGTLVTGSGFGAGFMGALRSILPLALPHERAGLMSAYYVLSYLAFSLPSLLAGNLTRVFGLIPTTDGYGVVLILLASAALLGLLRQAAKPAPNGV; from the coding sequence ATGTCCCGTCCAGCTTCGACCCGTGCCAGCCTGATATTCCTGGCAATCACCTTGCTCGGTTTCCTCGCCGCGTCCAGCGCGCCGACGCCGTTGTATCACCTCTACCAGGAACACATGCAGTTTTCCCCGGCGATCCTCACGCTGATCTTCGGCGTCTACGCCTTCAGTCTGTTGGCCGCTTTGCTAACCGTCGGGTCGTTGTCGGATTACCTGGGTCGCAAACCGGTGATCTTCGTGGCGCTGCTGCTCAACATGCTGGCAATGCTGCTGTTTATCAATGCCGACAGCATCGCTTGGCTGATCGGTGCCCGGTTGATCCAGGGTTTCGCCACGGGCATGGCCACCAGTGTACTGGGCGCCGCGTTGCTGGACTTCGATCGTCGGCAAGGCCCGCTGATCACCAGCGTCGCGCCGTTACTGGGTATGGCCAGCGGGGCGCTGGGTTGTGGCTTGCTGGCTGAGTTCGCGCCCTTACCCCTGCAACTGACCTATTGGCTGTTGCTGGGCCTGTTCCTGGCCCAGGCGATTTATCTCTGGCGCCTGGAGGAAAGCGTCAGCCCGCAACCCGGTGCCTGGCAGTCCTTGCGTCCGACCTTGCATGTGCCGACCCAGGCGCGGCGGCCCCTGTGGCTGATGCTGCCACTGAACCTGGCGGCCTGGGCGGTGGGCGGTTTCTATCTGTCGTTGGCGCCATCCCTGGTGCGGACAGCGACCGGATCGACCTCCAACCTGATCGGCGGCGCGCTGGTGGCGGTGCTGACGCTCACCGGGGCCTTGTCCATCTACACGCTGCGCAACCAAAGCGCGGAGAAGATGCTGCGTCTTGCCGCCAGCTTATTGATAACCGGCCTGGCGCTGGTGTTGATCGCCGCACACGCAGGCGGCTTGCCGTTGTTCTTCATCGGCACGCTGGTGACCGGCAGCGGTTTCGGCGCGGGCTTCATGGGCGCGCTGCGCAGCATCCTGCCGCTGGCCTTGCCCCATGAACGGGCCGGTTTGATGTCGGCCTATTATGTCCTCAGCTATCTGGCGTTCAGCTTGCCATCGCTGCTGGCCGGGAACCTTACGCGGGTATTCGGGTTGATCCCGACCACCGATGGTTATGGCGTGGTGCTGATCCTGTTGGCGAGCGCTGCGTTGCTGGGGTTGTTGCGTCAGGCCGCGAAGCCAGCGCCCAATGGCGTGTGA
- a CDS encoding TetR/AcrR family transcriptional regulator, translating to MAIKEGLRPGGRSARVQESIHSAVRALLQEQDRAMLTVPQIAARAGVTPSTIYRRWGDLPALLADVAVARMRHDSEPANTGSLRGDLRAWAEQYLDEMSSEPGRNMMRDIQACATPGHCVGIISAQLQIILERYPDEPNPGIERLINVMVAPTVFRILFASTPLEVGELHRLIDIALGQ from the coding sequence ATGGCTATTAAAGAAGGTTTACGCCCCGGCGGCAGAAGCGCTCGGGTACAAGAGTCGATCCATTCGGCCGTCCGCGCCCTGCTCCAGGAACAGGACCGCGCCATGCTGACCGTGCCGCAAATTGCTGCGCGCGCGGGCGTGACGCCGTCCACCATCTACCGGCGCTGGGGCGACCTGCCGGCGCTGCTGGCCGATGTCGCCGTCGCCCGCATGCGCCACGACAGTGAACCGGCCAACACCGGCAGCCTGCGCGGCGACCTGCGTGCCTGGGCCGAGCAGTACCTGGACGAGATGAGTTCCGAACCGGGTCGCAACATGATGCGCGACATCCAGGCCTGCGCCACGCCAGGGCATTGTGTGGGCATCATCAGCGCTCAGTTGCAGATCATCCTGGAGCGCTATCCCGATGAACCGAATCCCGGCATCGAGCGGCTGATCAATGTGATGGTGGCGCCGACGGTGTTCCGTATTCTCTTTGCCAGCACGCCGCTGGAGGTTGGGGAGTTGCATCGGTTGATTGATATTGCGTTGGGTCAGTAA
- a CDS encoding PAS domain-containing hybrid sensor histidine kinase/response regulator, translating to MSLSSGLIAVVALAYMAIMFAIAFYGDRRSTPLPPRVRAWVYSLSLAVYCTSWTFFGAVGQAAEQLWSFLPIYLGPILLLVLAPWVLQKMVMISKQENITSIADFIAARYGKSQSLAVVVALICLVGVLPYIALQLKGIVLGVNLLIGAGADAMGTRAQDTALIVSLILALFTIVFGTRNLDATEHHRGMVLAIAFESLVKLFAFLAVGAFVTYGLYDGFDDLFDQAMLAPRLEQYWKETINWPSMVVQTGVAMMAIICLPRQFHVTVVENIEPQDLRLAKWVFPAYLALAALFVVPIALAGQMMLPSSVLPDSFVISLPLAQAHPALALLAFIGGASAATGMVIVASVALSTMVSNDMLLPWLLRRNNAERPFEVFRQWMLSVRRVSIVVILLLAYVSYRLLGSTASLATIGQIAFAAVTQLAPAMLGALYWKQANRRGVFAGLAAGIFLWFYTLVLPIAAHSLGWSLNTFPGLAWLHGNPLHLPISPLTQGVVLSLAGNFTLFAWISVLSRTRVSEHWQAGRFIGQEISARPSARSMLAVHIEDLLQLAARFVGEERARQSFIRFAYRQGKGFNPNQNADSEWIAHTERLLAGVLGASSTRAVVKAAIEGREMQLEDVVRIADETSEVLQFNRALLQGAIENITQGISVVDQSLRLVAWNRRYLELFNYPDGLISVGRPIADIIRYNAERGLCGPGEAEVHVARRLHWMRQGRAHTSERLFPNGRVIELIGNPMPGGGFVMSFTDITAFREAAQALTEANEGLEQRVAERTRELSQLNEALTEAKSTAEAAYQSKTRFLAAVSHDLMQPLNAARLFSAALSHQHDGLPGEARQLVQHLDSSLRSAEDLITDLLDISRLENGKINPDRKAFALNDLFDTLGAEFTVLAREQGLKFRVRGSRLRVDSDIKLLRRILQNFLTNAFRYAKGPVLLGVRRRNGELCLEVWDRGPGIAEDKQQVIFEEFKRLDSHQTRAEKGLGLGLAIADGLCRVLGHTLRVRSWPGRGSVFSVSVPLAHTQVAAPHIVAEPNGHLPSGAQVLCVDNEDSILIGMNSLLTRWGCQVWTARNRKECERWLAEGGRPQLALVDFHLDDGETGTELMAWLRTRMGEPVPGVVISADGRPETVAQVHAAGLDYLAKPVKPAALRALLSRHLPL from the coding sequence ATGTCGTTGTCCAGCGGGCTGATCGCCGTTGTTGCCCTGGCCTATATGGCCATCATGTTCGCCATCGCCTTCTACGGCGACCGGCGCAGCACGCCGTTGCCGCCACGGGTACGGGCCTGGGTCTACAGCCTGTCGCTGGCGGTGTATTGCACCAGCTGGACCTTCTTCGGCGCGGTGGGCCAGGCGGCCGAACAGCTCTGGTCGTTCCTGCCGATCTACCTCGGGCCGATCCTGCTGCTGGTGCTGGCGCCGTGGGTCCTGCAGAAAATGGTGATGATCAGCAAGCAGGAAAACATCACTTCCATCGCCGACTTCATCGCCGCCCGCTATGGCAAATCCCAGTCGCTGGCGGTGGTGGTGGCGCTGATCTGCCTGGTGGGGGTGCTGCCGTACATTGCCTTGCAACTCAAGGGCATCGTGCTCGGAGTGAACCTGCTGATCGGCGCCGGCGCCGACGCCATGGGCACCCGCGCCCAGGACACCGCGCTGATCGTCTCGCTGATCCTGGCGCTGTTCACCATCGTGTTCGGTACCCGCAACCTCGACGCCACCGAGCACCACCGCGGCATGGTGCTGGCCATTGCCTTCGAATCCCTGGTCAAGCTGTTCGCCTTCCTCGCGGTCGGCGCGTTCGTGACGTATGGCCTCTACGACGGCTTCGACGACCTGTTCGATCAGGCGATGCTCGCTCCGCGCCTGGAGCAATACTGGAAAGAAACCATCAACTGGCCGTCCATGGTGGTGCAGACCGGGGTGGCGATGATGGCGATCATCTGCCTGCCGCGACAATTCCACGTGACCGTGGTGGAGAACATCGAGCCCCAGGACCTGCGCCTGGCCAAGTGGGTGTTCCCCGCCTACCTGGCCCTGGCCGCGCTGTTCGTGGTGCCCATCGCCCTCGCTGGGCAAATGATGTTGCCCAGTTCGGTGCTGCCGGATTCGTTCGTCATCAGCCTGCCATTGGCCCAGGCCCATCCGGCGCTGGCGTTGCTGGCGTTCATCGGCGGCGCCTCGGCGGCCACCGGCATGGTGATTGTCGCGAGCGTGGCGCTTTCCACCATGGTTTCCAACGACATGCTGCTGCCCTGGCTGTTGCGTCGCAACAACGCCGAGCGGCCGTTCGAAGTGTTCCGCCAGTGGATGCTCTCGGTACGGCGGGTGAGCATCGTGGTGATCCTGTTGCTGGCTTATGTCAGCTACCGACTGCTGGGCTCCACCGCGAGCCTGGCGACCATCGGCCAGATCGCCTTCGCCGCCGTCACCCAACTGGCGCCCGCCATGCTCGGCGCGCTGTACTGGAAACAGGCGAACCGCCGCGGTGTATTCGCCGGCCTCGCCGCCGGGATTTTCCTCTGGTTCTACACCCTGGTGCTGCCGATTGCCGCCCACAGCCTCGGCTGGTCCCTGAATACCTTTCCGGGCCTGGCCTGGCTGCACGGCAACCCATTGCATTTGCCGATCAGCCCGCTGACCCAGGGCGTCGTCCTGTCCCTGGCCGGTAACTTCACGCTGTTTGCCTGGATCTCGGTGCTGTCGCGCACCCGCGTGTCGGAGCACTGGCAGGCCGGACGCTTCATCGGTCAGGAAATCAGCGCCCGCCCCAGCGCCCGGTCGATGCTGGCGGTGCACATCGAAGACCTGCTGCAACTGGCGGCACGCTTCGTCGGCGAGGAACGGGCGCGCCAGAGTTTCATTCGCTTTGCCTACCGCCAGGGCAAGGGCTTCAACCCGAACCAGAATGCCGACAGCGAATGGATCGCCCACACCGAACGCCTGCTGGCCGGTGTGCTCGGGGCCTCGTCGACGCGGGCCGTGGTAAAAGCCGCGATTGAAGGTCGAGAGATGCAACTGGAGGATGTCGTCCGGATCGCTGACGAAACCTCGGAAGTGCTGCAGTTCAACCGTGCCCTGCTGCAAGGTGCCATCGAGAACATCACCCAGGGCATCAGCGTGGTCGACCAGTCCCTGCGGTTGGTGGCGTGGAACCGTCGATACCTGGAACTGTTCAACTACCCGGACGGCCTGATCAGCGTCGGCCGGCCGATTGCCGACATCATCCGCTACAACGCCGAACGCGGCCTCTGCGGCCCGGGCGAGGCCGAAGTCCACGTCGCCCGGCGCCTGCACTGGATGCGCCAGGGCCGCGCCCACACGTCCGAGCGGCTGTTCCCGAACGGCCGGGTGATCGAGCTGATCGGCAACCCGATGCCCGGCGGCGGTTTCGTCATGAGTTTCACCGACATCACTGCCTTCCGCGAAGCCGCACAGGCCCTGACCGAAGCCAACGAAGGGCTGGAGCAACGGGTGGCCGAACGCACCCGTGAGTTATCGCAACTGAACGAGGCCCTGACTGAGGCCAAAAGCACCGCCGAAGCGGCCTATCAATCCAAGACCCGCTTCCTGGCCGCCGTCAGCCATGACCTGATGCAGCCCCTCAACGCCGCTCGACTGTTCTCCGCCGCGCTGTCCCATCAGCACGATGGTTTGCCAGGCGAAGCCCGGCAACTGGTACAGCACCTGGACAGTTCACTGCGCTCGGCCGAAGACCTGATCACCGACCTGCTGGACATTTCCCGCCTGGAAAACGGCAAGATCAACCCCGACCGCAAAGCCTTCGCCCTCAATGACCTGTTCGATACCCTCGGCGCCGAGTTCACGGTCCTGGCTCGGGAGCAGGGCCTGAAATTCCGCGTCCGGGGCTCGCGATTGCGGGTCGACAGCGACATCAAGTTGCTGCGGCGGATCCTGCAGAATTTCCTCACCAATGCCTTCCGCTATGCCAAGGGACCGGTGCTGCTGGGCGTACGCCGGCGCAACGGCGAGCTGTGCCTGGAGGTCTGGGACCGCGGGCCGGGCATCGCTGAAGACAAGCAGCAGGTGATTTTCGAAGAATTCAAACGCCTGGACAGCCATCAGACCCGCGCCGAGAAAGGCCTGGGCCTGGGCCTGGCGATCGCCGACGGTCTGTGCCGCGTACTCGGCCATACCTTGCGCGTGCGCTCCTGGCCGGGACGCGGCAGTGTGTTCAGCGTCAGCGTACCGCTGGCCCATACGCAGGTAGCTGCGCCCCATATCGTGGCCGAACCCAACGGTCATTTGCCCAGCGGCGCGCAGGTGCTGTGTGTCGATAATGAAGACAGCATCCTGATCGGCATGAACAGCCTGCTGACCCGCTGGGGTTGCCAGGTGTGGACGGCGCGCAACCGCAAAGAATGCGAGCGCTGGCTCGCCGAGGGTGGACGCCCGCAACTGGCCCTGGTGGATTTTCACCTGGACGACGGCGAAACCGGCACCGAGCTGATGGCCTGGTTGCGCACCCGCATGGGTGAACCGGTGCCTGGGGTGGTGATCAGCGCCGACGGCCGCCCCGAGACGGTGGCCCAGGTGCATGCTGCCGGGTTGGACTATCTGGCCAAACCGGTGAAACCGGCGGCGTTGAGGGCGTTGTTGAGTCGGCATTTGCCGTTGTAG
- the rmuC gene encoding DNA recombination protein RmuC, with translation MLEERLATAHMAHDGLNAQLDACRDEISDLSQANGAKQAELAAACREVELLQIERDNARDAAHAWNLERAGKEAELRRLDAQAASLHAELREQQESHQQRLEDLQGSRDALRAQFAELAGKIFDEREQRFAETSQQRLGQLLDPLKERIQSFEKRVEESYQAEARERFSLGKELERLQQLNLRLSDEATNLTRALKGQKTQGNWGELILERVLEHAGLEKGREYQTQVSLKGPDGERFQPDVLIYLPGDKQVVVDSKVSLTAYQQYVAAEDDAIGQIALKQHIVSLRAHVKGLAGKDYKRLDGLHSLDFVLLFVPIEAAFSAALQAEPNLFQEAFDRNIVIVSPTTLLATLRVIDSLWKQERQSQNAREIAERAGWLYDKFVLFIQDLDEIGSRLQQLDKAYSAARNKLTEGRGNLVSRTEQLKLLGARASKRLPGELLERAMTDEDGLPELPEEARSTQG, from the coding sequence TTGTTGGAAGAGCGCCTGGCGACTGCGCACATGGCCCACGACGGCCTGAACGCCCAGCTCGATGCCTGCCGCGATGAAATCAGCGACCTGAGCCAGGCCAATGGGGCCAAGCAAGCCGAACTCGCGGCGGCCTGCCGGGAGGTCGAGCTGTTGCAGATCGAGCGTGACAACGCCCGGGATGCGGCCCACGCCTGGAACCTGGAACGCGCCGGCAAAGAGGCGGAACTGCGGCGGCTCGATGCCCAGGCGGCGTCGTTGCATGCCGAACTGCGCGAGCAGCAGGAAAGCCATCAACAACGTCTGGAAGATCTGCAAGGTTCGCGGGATGCGCTGCGGGCACAGTTCGCCGAGCTTGCCGGAAAAATCTTCGATGAACGTGAGCAACGTTTCGCCGAAACCAGTCAACAGCGCCTGGGGCAGTTGCTCGATCCGTTGAAGGAACGCATCCAGTCTTTCGAAAAACGCGTCGAGGAAAGCTATCAGGCCGAAGCCCGGGAGCGTTTCTCCCTAGGCAAGGAGCTGGAGCGCTTGCAACAGCTGAACCTGCGCCTGAGCGATGAAGCCACCAACCTCACGCGTGCGCTCAAGGGCCAGAAGACCCAGGGTAACTGGGGCGAGTTGATTCTCGAGCGGGTGCTCGAACACGCCGGCCTGGAGAAGGGCCGTGAGTATCAGACCCAGGTCAGCCTCAAGGGCCCCGATGGCGAGCGTTTCCAGCCTGACGTGTTGATTTACCTGCCCGGCGACAAGCAGGTGGTGGTCGATTCCAAGGTCAGTCTCACGGCTTATCAGCAGTACGTCGCCGCCGAGGATGACGCCATCGGCCAGATCGCCCTCAAACAGCACATCGTGTCGCTGCGAGCCCATGTCAAAGGACTGGCCGGCAAGGACTACAAGCGCCTGGACGGTTTGCACAGCCTGGATTTCGTGTTGCTCTTCGTACCGATCGAAGCGGCGTTTTCCGCTGCCCTGCAAGCCGAGCCGAATCTGTTCCAGGAAGCCTTTGACCGCAACATCGTGATCGTCAGCCCGACCACGTTGCTGGCGACGTTGCGGGTGATCGACAGTTTGTGGAAGCAGGAGCGCCAGAGCCAGAACGCCCGGGAAATCGCCGAGCGGGCCGGGTGGCTGTACGACAAGTTCGTGCTGTTTATCCAGGACCTGGACGAAATCGGCAGTCGCCTGCAACAACTGGACAAGGCCTACAGTGCTGCGCGTAACAAGCTGACAGAAGGGCGTGGCAACCTGGTCAGTCGCACCGAACAGCTCAAGTTGCTCGGTGCCCGGGCGAGCAAGCGGTTGCCGGGTGAGTTGCTTGAGCGGGCGATGACGGATGAGGATGGGTTGCCTGAGTTGCCGGAAGAAGCCAGAAGTACTCAGGGTTGA
- a CDS encoding sel1 repeat family protein produces MKFRSVSNPVTPTPSSVTPPKRMSMRVAEWLLDSSRLGERPSVKHLAGRLLKQPAREGVVAAQSRLGQLMCRECGNARDRRIGQDLLRQAARAGDHRARQALLEIDD; encoded by the coding sequence ATGAAGTTTCGCTCAGTATCAAATCCTGTTACCCCCACACCCTCCAGTGTTACCCCGCCCAAGCGCATGTCGATGCGCGTCGCCGAATGGTTGCTCGACAGCTCGCGGCTCGGAGAGCGCCCAAGCGTCAAGCACCTGGCTGGCCGCCTGCTCAAGCAACCGGCCCGCGAAGGTGTCGTGGCTGCGCAAAGTCGCCTGGGCCAACTGATGTGTCGGGAATGCGGTAACGCGCGGGACCGGCGCATCGGCCAGGATCTGCTGCGCCAGGCCGCCCGGGCTGGGGATCATCGCGCCCGGCAGGCCCTTCTTGAAATAGACGATTGA